The nucleotide window GTGATTGCAAGGGCGGAATGATGGAGGAATGGCATCAAAAGTTGCATAATAACACTAGCCCAGATGATGTTGTTATATGTCAGGTATTGGACCCATGAGCTAGTGAATATCTATTCCATGTTTTCCATTGTTTGAAGTTTTCTCATTAAAAGTTGCCACTGCAGGCGCTAATTGATTACATCAAAAGTGACTTTGATATTGGTGTTTACTGGAAAACTTTGAACGAGAATGGAATTACAAAAGAACGTCTTCTAAGCTATGACCGTGCAATCCACAATGAACCAAGTTTCAGGGCAGATCAGAAAGAGCGTCTTCTGCATGATCTGGGGAACTACATGAGAACTTTAAAGGTTGGGATCCCTAAACCTTTCAGTTTTAAGTATtatggttttcttttttatttgaatatCTGCATCACATAATTTTGCACATGATTATTGCAACCAGCAGGAAGATTTGTTGTGTTGCATGTGATATTGTGCTTTCATTCATGCAGTTTTTTCTTATAATATAGACATGCAGTTTTTTCTTATAATATAGATGATGGGTTGTGACAAAATGCATGTCATCAGAGGAATTCATGATACATGTTTCCCATTTCTATTATCATGAGAAGGGATAGTATCCAAGTCTATATTCTGATAATGAGGACAGTTTTTTACTCCTATTGCTTCCTGTTTATTATGTTTCTACTTTTTTGCATGACAAGTTTCTACACATCCATGTTTAAATGCAGGCAGTTCACTCAGGTGCAGATCTTGAGTCTGCCATCACAAATTGTTTGGGTTACAGTGCTCAGGTAGTTTTGATAACTAATTGGAATAGCTCAACACAATGTGGTTTTAGCATTTGACTGGATATTTAATTCTCTCCAGGGTCAAGGCTTCATGGTTGGAGTACAAATAAATCCTGTATCTGGCCTGCCCTCAGAAGTTCCAGTAAGATTCTTATCTTCATGTAAAATTCTTATTTGTTCAGTCCAACAAATTCTTATGATGCTTGAATTGAATGAGATAACTAACAAGAAGTTTCatattgacattttttttttccaaacagGGACTGCTGCAATTTGTAATGGAACATGTTGAGGACAAGAATGTGGAAGTCCTTATTGAGGTTTTGCGAAATGTTGATGTTGACAATTATTTTTGAGTCTTTCTCCTGTGCTTCAAGTCTGATTGTCAATGCTCTTTTAAATTTTCATTCAGGGTTTGCTTGAGGCTCGTCAGGAGCTGTGGCCATTGCTCTCTAAGCCTAATGATCGCCTGAAGGATCTCTTATTTTTGGACATTGCCCTTGATTCTACTGTGAGAACCGCCATTGAGAGGGGATATGAAGAACTGAATAATGCTGGGCCGGAGGTATCTTGTTGTTTAGGCTGTTACTTATATATCTCATCCCTTCCCCGCTTTCTTCTTCACTAACGTTGCATCTGTCTTGAGTCTCGTTTGAACAGTTCCAATGATATACTCCCAACTCTAAAACATATTATCTTGATCAGCTGATTTATACGTTATGCAGAAAATTATGTACTTCATCTCAATGGTTCTAGAAAACCTGGCATTATCATCAGATGATAATGAGGATCTCATGTACTGTTTGAAGGTAAGATAGCCACTACATGTAAATCCTGGTGCTAATGACGTTTAAAATGTCTAAGATATTAAACATGGTCagaggtcttttttttttctttcttttcctgtgtgtttgtgtgtgttgtGTGAGAGATGGAGAACTTGCCCAattatttgatttctttcatTGTTTATGAAGGGATGGaatcatgcgttaaacatgttaaaGAGTAATACCGATAACTGGGCATTATATGCTAAATCAATCCTAGACAGAACCCGCCTGGCGCTTGCAAACAAGGCAGAATCGTATCACAGTATTTTACAGCCATCAGCAGAGTACCTTGGATCAAAGCTTGGAGTGGACCAACGGGCTGTATGTATTATTTAAAGCATTTTGTTCACTTGTGCCTCATGACTTCTATCTTTCACTTTAAAACCAAAGCATTGTGTTTCACATTTTGTATGATATAGATTCCTTCTTTCTGTCCTCATGATTATTTCTTGCAGTTGAGCATATTTACTGAAGAAGTTATCCGTGCTGGATCAGCTGCCTCTTTGTCCGCACTCGTTAATCGACTTGATCCAGTTCTTCGGAAAACTGCTAATTTGGGAAGGTTGATTGCGTTGCCATTTCTTAGCCTATCATATCATGTTTGATATCAAATAGTCAGACATTGAAATGGCAAATAAAGAGAATCAATAAAATGATGTTTCTAAAGCTAAGAAGTTTAACATGTGCAATGTCAACATCAATCACTTAAATGCCATGAGCCTATGACATGTTTCTAATGTTACTTTGGTTTGCTTGGACAGTTGGCAGGTTATCAGCCCAGTTGAAGTGGTTGGATATGTTGTAGTTGTGGACGAGTTGCTCACTGTCCAGAATAAAGTATATGAGAAGCCGACTATTTTGGTGGCAAGAAATGTGAGAGGTGAGGAAGAAATTCCAGATGGCACAGTTGCTGTGCTAACACCTGATATGCCAGACGTCCTATCTCATGTTTCTGTCCGAGCAAGAAATAGCAAGGTAATTTGTTTAATAATCATAGTTTTCTTTCCTCTATAACCGACATGTTTGGTGAAATAACCAACCTATTATTTACAGGTTTGTTTTGCGACATGTTTTGACTCCAATATTCTAGCTGACCTCCAAGCTTGTAAAGGGAAGTTATTGCGTGTAAAGCCAACTCCTGCTGATGTAGTTTATAGGTACTTCCCTCTGTTTGGTGAAATAACCAACCTATTATTTCAAAAATGTTGATATGCTTGATGAGGGTGAGCTGAAAACAATTTATACTTTCTTTGCATAAATAATTGCAGCGAGGTTAATGAGAGTGAGCTAGGAGATGCAAGTTCAACTAATTCAAATGAAGACATCCCAGCTCTGACATTAGTGAAGAAACAGTTTACGGGTAGATATGCCATATCATCTGATGAGTTCACAAGTGAAATGGTAAGGCTTGAAACATCATACagccagcaaaaaaaaaaagagttttttattttttattttattttattctttctttattttctgtttcaCTGTTGATTAGATTTTTGCAAAATATCTTGCATAATAATCCTTTAACCTACCTATAAATGAATATCCTTAAACTCAGGCATCTTCTTAATTTCTGACAGTTTTCTGTGACGTCTATGGTGATGGCAGGTTGGAGCTAAATCACGTAATATTTCTTATATAAAAGGAAAACTACCCTCTTGGGTTGGAATTCCTACATCAGTTGCCCTACCATTTGGAGTATTTGAAAAAGTTCTTTCTGAAGATTCAAATAAGGTTGTCACCTCTAAACTTCGATAATCATATTCTGCACATATATTACTCATGCAGCTGTCATTTCTACTAATACCTTAACCAGAACAGACTGAAGTTATATTAATTTGTTTGGCTTTGTGTTTTTGGAAGTTAACCTGTCATTTTAACTAGGCGATGCATAGAAATTTAACTTCAGTAGTAATTTAATTGCTCCTTTCTCGAGCTAATGGTCAAATTGACTATGGTAGTCCTCCAAAATTGTAAGAAGACGAATGTACTTGATAATGAATAGAAATATAAAAAGAAGTTAAAGCTCAAGTGTTTATAAGGTGGAACTCTTAAAAATGTGAGTAGAACGATGGAAATGCAGCTATAGGTGCTGAGCTTCACTAGTGCATCTTTGCCGCGTGTCTCAATTGTAAAAGCATTTCTAGATGAAAATTACTTAAATAACTGCACCAATGTGTTGATATGTTGAAAGAGCTGCTTTTTACTGATCAATTAAAAAAAGATGTAGCAAATAGTTAGGAAATTTGCCAAATGACTAGAAAGAGTACTTCAAATGGCTTTGGTTTTGTGCCCTGCCTTCTTTCTTGTCTATTCTCGCTCTACAGTACAATAAAAGGACAACTGAAGATTCCATTTCATCTGCTTTTGTATGCATAATATAGGCATACTCCCTTTTCCATGGATCTAATTGCCAGTCAAAGCCCATCTTCTGTTTGTCTGTTTCTAATTCATTATTTATCCAGAGCGCCATGGTATAGCGTTAGTCTGACTTTAactgtgtgtgcgcgcgcgcttGTTTATTTTATAGGCTGTTGCTGACAAGTTAGAAATTCTAAAGAAAAAGTTAAAAGAAGGAGATTTTGGTTCACTTGGGGAGATTCGAGAGACAGTTTTACAGTTGACAGCACCACCCCCGTTGGTATGtatctattttctattttttctattgaAGGCTTCAATGTCGAAAATTGTAATTTGTAACAGAAGATATGTTGCAAATGCATGCAATTTTTATTTCATAGCCTGCAATCACATGATCTCCTTATGGAAATATGTTCCAATCTGTGAAGTTTTGTGGTATCCAATCATTCATTTTCCAACATAAATTGTTAGTAAAGCAGGCAAATAATGACTTCTCTGATTTGGGGCTGAATCAAGAACTAAAGTTTTATATATGGGTTGTACAGAATTCTTTACTCAAACTAAAGTTTTAAGCTCAGTAAAGAGTTTTTATTGAATCATTGTTCTTGTCAGTCATTCCTTTTCTTGATAGGATATATAACCTGTAGTGGTACCTGTAAGTAAAATAACTCTAGGGGCCTCCAGGCAGAACGAGCAATTTAAGTGAATGCTTATTTTGAGAGTTACTTTCAGGTGCAAGAGCTGAAGACTAAGATGCAAAGTTCAGGAATGCCTTGGCCTGGTGATGAGGGTGAACAACGATGGGAACAAGCATGGTTGGCTATAAAAAAGGTAAGAATGCTTTGCTGCATATGCCCATTTGAACTTACATAGATCTTTGAATCTGGTGTTCTTAAATCCATTAATGCTAGGAATTTAACTGCCCTTGATATTAGTATTAAGCATTGAGTTATGTCTCAAACCAATCTTTTCACATCTATCTTCTTTCTCATTCCCAGTGTACTCTATTGAGTTGACTGGTATATtatctttgtttctttattgaTGCTTCAATACagtatgattttttttgttcttggttCTGTGGTACATGGCTAAAGCTTTCTGAAATCAGGGGCAGCAATTTACCATGTTTTCACTATGCTTTAAGAAAAGTAGATCTCACAAACATCATAACTTGTTATCAGAGCTCAAGCTGCCTATCAAGTTAATGCTGATCAAGTTGTTTTATCTAAAAGTTGTCTGATATATTGGGGTGTGCTCATCTCTTATAATCTAGGTCTGGGCTTCAAAGTGGAATGAGAGAGCATACTTCAGCACAAGAAAAGTGAAATTAGACCATGATTATCTTTGCATGGCTGTCCTTGTTCAAGAAATAATAAATGCCGACTATGCATTCGTTATTCACACAACTAACCCATCTTCAGGAGACTCGTCGGAGATATATGCTGAGGTATTCAGCAGTATATATGTAAGATAGAATGTTGATTTAATATCAGAGACATTGATTTGGTATGTTTTACCGTGATAGGTTGTCAAAGGTCTTGGAGAAACCTTAGTTGGAGCTTATCCTGGACGTGCTTTAAGTTTTATTAGCAAGAAAAATGCTCTGGACTCTCCTCAGGTAATGCACTTCACTACTTCAGTGCCAAAAGTGACAATAAGAGTAACAGACCATGTAGGGATTGAATTGCATTGATAACTTCCACATGGATTATATACCCAAGTAGTCTATGAATTTACCTAAATTGGTCATTGGCtttcactgaccatgtaattaGGGAACACCATGTATCTCCACCATTCTTTGCACTTCCAAATAGATTATCTAATTTACCCGAGTAGTCTATCAATCAAAAAACTTTCTTTACTGCAGAATAAAAGTTTGATCATTGGCCAGACCATGTAATTAGGCAACACAATATGTGTATAAATCCTTACCATTGTTTGCACTCATGAGTGTGGATATTTTTCAGGTGTTAGGTTACCCTAGCAAACCGATTGGCCTCTTTATCAGACAGTCCATAATCTTCCGATCCGATTCCAATGGTGAAGATCTTGAAGGTTATGCTGGTGCAGGCCTTTATGACAGGTGAACTACCATACAACTGATCCAGGCAACATGCTTCTATCGATAAATGAATTCAATACAATCGACATAAACTTCTTTGTATTTTCTATTCACTAGATCTTATGTTGTTTTATGGTAATGATAGTGTGCCTATGGATGCGGAAGAGGAAGTCGTGCTTGACTACTCATCTGACCCACTCGTTACTGATGGGAACTTCCAAAAGACAATTCTGTCCAGCATTGCTCGCGCAGGAAGTGCAATCGAGGAGTTATATGGTTCAGCACAAGACATTGAAGGTGTGATCAGAGATGGGAAACTCTATGTTGTCCAGACAAGACCCCAGatgtgatttttctttttgttattagATTCTTTTATAGGATTTTCAGTATAGACACTATccaattgaaggaaaaaaagaaaaagaaaaaaaaaggaaaacaaataatGAGGACCTGTGAGAAACTTACATGAGcatccatttttattttatgaggTGGTTCAGCTTACATGAAGCAATGAGCAATATGTCAATTGATCTTACCAAGACTACATGACTCCACAAGGATGTAATCTTTATTCCTCCTATTACACGCATCAGCAGTCGACAGTAAATCCTGAGAGATCCATCCACACTTCATTTAAGCGCCCAGAAACATGATATGAAGCATTGTACTGGGCTATTGTATAAGAACTCTTTTCTTTCAGGATTCCTGGTTTTCCATTCAGGTGCTTATTTAGGCTACTCACAAGAGTTTCAAATTCCTCATTAATGTCATCGTCCTTGGCAAACCCTGGAAACTTTCTGGCTGCTATGCAGCGACTTCTCAGCTTATCAAACTGCAAATTCAGTTCAGTGAAAGGCTGTGGTGGTGTTCTTTCATATTTGGCAGACAGATACAACCTTACATAGTATTCCGGTCCATGCACGGATGGGACAATGCTTGTTAATACCGGAGCTGTCATGGTAATCTGGGACGAGTTAAGGTTATCACCATGAATGTACTGATACAACCTACgaaaagagagagtgagagaagaaAACATGGAATCAACCTATGAAAAGCGAAAACAAAAACAGTGTTGGAGAACCTGTGAAAGCCATCTTTAGTGGCTTTTTCGAATGAAGTTGTTTCTCGGACTTGAGCTGACATCCATGAGGATTCTCTGTAAAGTCTGACCTCAAAGTCTGATTCTGAATGCACCACTCTGTATTGAGGCGACTCGACAGCTTGACCAGAGAGTTCAACTATACTACCACAGAGGTAGCATATTACCATGATCATGAATAGCCTCTCCATTATTTGATGATTAGTGCTCTGTCCCATGAACGGACCTCTGCCTTTATAAGTAGCCAGCCAAGACAAATCTTATTTTGTGATCAATTTGTACGTAATCGAAGTCACTTCAGTTCCACCACCATTCTCTTTAATCTATTCCCCACTCACGTACAACAACTTGAACCAAAAATATTCCTTGTACCACTAGTGATTAGAGCCTTACCAATCCCAAATATATTTTGTATGGAAAATCATAAGTGCGCCAAATATGAAAGCAATGCAAGCACGCGTGCActtgaaattgaaaacaaacaCAACATTCAAATTCTTCTAGAAAGACACCTGTTGACTAGAAGCTTGAAACGAGACTAGGAATTTGGGTATTGAAGGAGACGGTCCAAGTATCCCTAGTCTCTGTGTAGATGGGTTAATGATGAAGAATTGAAGATGAGGAATACCATCCAAGAATCGAAGGTGAGGATTAAGTTGAAGTTTCGGAGATAGAAGTACATTTACCTACACACAGCTAACGGTAAATGTCCTCCAATCTTCAGATCAACTAGTGTTGGGTTTCATTGATATGGAAGTAAAGCGGGGGTTTCGATTGTTTTTACCATGATAGCAATGAAAATTTTCTAGAGTAAGTGATCAATACATGTTACATGATGTTATCTTAACCATTAATATCATCTAAAGTTTTAACCGttaacctcttttttttttcttttttttttgagatgaatgatGTCAACCTTTATCGGAAATTAGggaaattacatggaacaaagTTCAGCTGCAATTGCAGCTGATAGAAACTGAGGAggaaatgaaaagaaacaaacttgagaaaaagaagaagcttgaGCGGCTAACAGGTGTGCCACTTTGTTGCCATCTCTTCTAGCATGCACAATAGTCACATTTGGCTGTGATTCCAGTAACAACAACAGGTTGTCATACACCCTTCCTAGTGTAGACGTGTTAGGCATAGCAGCAGTAGTCAGTTGGCGCTGGACCTTGGTAGAGTCAGTCTCCGCTACTACCGGTTGCATGTCATGTtgaaaatactagatggaacCAATATTAGAGAAAACTTTGTGTATCTAAGTTTATCCAAAGAAAATATGATTCATAACACTGagatttgctaacgcagtgtaaacctctccactgaggaaacttcactgcgtggcttttaacgtagccaacacgaaaaggcaatccaatatgaatcaatagagtttacaaaatacaagtagtgttgttcataacaaacacttTCTCTTAGCAACagatgctaacttgttttacaactgttctaacttctaattTTTCAACATCAACTACTACTAGCGAATCTGTATTCAATCATCCTCTAACTCAAtcttctcactgatcttgagaatgaattatGCAAGTGATTGATAAAGCAATGAAACACATGAAACAACCACTGAGAGTTTTCAAAGACCGATATAAACAACCAAACTAGAAGTTCAAGCAAAAACCAATTTTATGCAACCAAAACTCTCACCAATGAATTAGTTTGAAAACCCTTTTATAGGAGCaggactccccctcaatcaaatcgtATCTTAATCAcagaataagataaacatggaaGGGTTTTAAAACTCTATTTAGCATGTAATCGGTTATGCATATATAAAGAGATTTTgagatcaattaaaatcaatgcatatcaatttcgaatcatgtaaatatgatatgtattaaatagacctttatctcaagatcagtgagatagTTTCCTTGAAATTCTCTTCATG belongs to Rosa chinensis cultivar Old Blush chromosome 4, RchiOBHm-V2, whole genome shotgun sequence and includes:
- the LOC112196764 gene encoding alpha-glucan water dikinase 1, chloroplastic isoform X4, giving the protein MEPKNIRRELLELLLRKFKNNGGNFHVKLPSKEKLISNVSVPEDLVQIQAYLRWERKGKQMYTPEQEKVEYEAARTELLEEVARGASIQELQARLTKKTDASNSQEPSHADNKEVSKAAKKHESKKVSRTERIKRKQRDLMKILNKHATKPVDEAKLAHEESRKPKALKAVELFAKAKEEQDGASVLNKKIYRLGDKDLLVLVTKVADKTRVHLATDIKEPINIHWALSVNKAGEWLEPPPNVLPQGSVSLNGAVETQFVSSSVDSTYEVQSLEIEMQEESFKGMPFVLCSSGNWIKNQGSDFYADFGVAVKKVQKDAGDGKGTAKDLLDKIAGLESEAQKSFMHRFNIAADLINQAKDAGKLGLAGILVWMRFMAMRQLIWNKNYNVKPREISKAQDRLTGLLQNIYTSHPQYRELLRLILSTVGRGGEGDVGQRIRDEILVIQRNCDCKGGMMEEWHQKLHNNTSPDDVVICQALIDYIKSDFDIGVYWKTLNENGITKERLLSYDRAIHNEPSFRADQKERLLHDLGNYMRTLKAVHSGADLESAITNCLGYSAQGQGFMVGVQINPVSGLPSEVPGLLQFVMEHVEDKNVEVLIEGLLEARQELWPLLSKPNDRLKDLLFLDIALDSTVRTAIERGYEELNNAGPEKIMYFISMVLENLALSSDDNEDLMYCLKGWNHALNMLKSNTDNWALYAKSILDRTRLALANKAESYHSILQPSAEYLGSKLGVDQRALSIFTEEVIRAGSAASLSALVNRLDPVLRKTANLGSWQVISPVEVVGYVVVVDELLTVQNKVYEKPTILVARNVRGEEEIPDGTVAVLTPDMPDVLSHVSVRARNSKVCFATCFDSNILADLQACKGKLLRVKPTPADVVYSEVNESELGDASSTNSNEDIPALTLVKKQFTGRYAISSDEFTSEMVGAKSRNISYIKGKLPSWVGIPTSVALPFGVFEKVLSEDSNKAVADKLEILKKKLKEGDFGSLGEIRETVLQLTAPPPLVQELKTKMQSSGMPWPGDEGEQRWEQAWLAIKKVWASKWNERAYFSTRKVKLDHDYLCMAVLVQEIINADYAFVIHTTNPSSGDSSEIYAEVVKGLGETLVGAYPGRALSFISKKNALDSPQVLGYPSKPIGLFIRQSIIFRSDSNGEDLEGYAGAGLYDSVPMDAEEEVVLDYSSDPLVTDGNFQKTILSSIARAGSAIEELYGSAQDIEGVIRDGKLYVVQTRPQM
- the LOC112196764 gene encoding alpha-glucan water dikinase 1, chloroplastic isoform X3 → MSNSVSHNFLQQNPLQSKINSSGIPANTLLQPKCIHPVPAQPRKSCSISKKFCGNSLQKPKLAMGSRRPVAFVPCAVLTTDPHSDLAGKYNLDGNIELQVYVDASSPGSATKVEFQVSYGSDSLVLHWGGIKDRKEKWVLPSRRPDGTKEYKKRALRTPFAKSGSNSVLKIEIDDPAIQAIEFLIVDESQNRWFKNNGGNFHVKLPSKEKLISNVSVPEDLVQIQAYLRWERKGKQMYTPEQEKVEYEAARTELLEEVARGASIQELQARLTKKTDASNSQEPSHADNKEVSKAAKKHESKKVSRTERIKRKQRDLMKILNKHATKPVDEAKLAHEESRKPKALKAVELFAKAKEEQDGASVLNKKIYRLGDKDLLVLVTKVADKTRVHLATDIKEPINIHWALSVNKAGEWLEPPPNVLPQGSVSLNGAVETQFVSSSVDSTYEVQSLEIEMQEESFKGMPFVLCSSGNWIKNQGSDFYADFGVAVKKVQKDAGDGKGTAKDLLDKIAGLESEAQKSFMHRFNIAADLINQAKDAGKLGLAGILVWMRFMAMRQLIWNKNYNVKPREISKAQDRLTGLLQNIYTSHPQYRELLRLILSTVGRGGEGDVGQRIRDEILVIQRNCDCKGGMMEEWHQKLHNNTSPDDVVICQALIDYIKSDFDIGVYWKTLNENGITKERLLSYDRAIHNEPSFRADQKERLLHDLGNYMRTLKAVHSGADLESAITNCLGYSAQGQGFMVGVQINPVSGLPSEVPGLLQFVMEHVEDKNVEVLIEGLLEARQELWPLLSKPNDRLKDLLFLDIALDSTVRTAIERGYEELNNAGPEKIMYFISMVLENLALSSDDNEDLMYCLKGWNHALNMLKSNTDNWALYAKSILDRTRLALANKAESYHSILQPSAEYLGSKLGVDQRALSIFTEEVIRAGSAASLSALVNRLDPVLRKTANLGSWQVISPVEVVGYVVVVDELLTVQNKVYEKPTILVARNVRGEEEIPDGTVAVLTPDMPDVLSHVSVRARNSKVCFATCFDSNILADLQACKGKLLRVKPTPADVVYSEVNESELGDASSTNSNEDIPALTLVKKQFTGRYAISSDEFTSEMVGAKSRNISYIKGKLPSWVGIPTSVALPFGVFEKVLSEDSNKAVADKLEILKKKLKEGDFGSLGEIRETVLQLTAPPPLVQELKTKMQSSGMPWPGDEGEQRWEQAWLAIKKVWASKWNERAYFSTRKVKLDHDYLCMAVLVQEIINADYAFVIHTTNPSSGDSSEIYAEVVKGLGETLVGAYPGRALSFISKKNALDSPQVLGYPSKPIGLFIRQSIIFRSDSNGEDLEGYAGAGLYDSVPMDAEEEVVLDYSSDPLVTDGNFQKTILSSIARAGSAIEELYGSAQDIEGVIRDGKLYVVQTRPQM
- the LOC112196764 gene encoding alpha-glucan water dikinase 1, chloroplastic isoform X1, producing MSNSVSHNFLQQNPLQSKINSSGIPANTLLQPKCIHPVPAQPRKSCSISKKFCGNSLQKPKLAMGSRRPVAFVPCAVLTTDPHSDQQLAGKYNLDGNIELQVYVDASSPGSATKVEFQVSYGSDSLVLHWGGIKDRKEKWVLPSRRPDGTKEYKKRALRTPFAKSGSNSVLKIEIDDPAIQAIEFLIVDESQNRWFKNNGGNFHVKLPSKEKLISNVSVPEDLVQIQAYLRWERKGKQMYTPEQEKVEYEAARTELLEEVARGASIQELQARLTKKTDASNSQEPSHADNKEVSKAAKKHESKKVSRTERIKRKQRDLMKILNKHATKPVDEAKLAHEESRKPKALKAVELFAKAKEEQDGASVLNKKIYRLGDKDLLVLVTKVADKTRVHLATDIKEPINIHWALSVNKAGEWLEPPPNVLPQGSVSLNGAVETQFVSSSVDSTYEVQSLEIEMQEESFKGMPFVLCSSGNWIKNQGSDFYADFGVAVKKVQKDAGDGKGTAKDLLDKIAGLESEAQKSFMHRFNIAADLINQAKDAGKLGLAGILVWMRFMAMRQLIWNKNYNVKPREISKAQDRLTGLLQNIYTSHPQYRELLRLILSTVGRGGEGDVGQRIRDEILVIQRNCDCKGGMMEEWHQKLHNNTSPDDVVICQALIDYIKSDFDIGVYWKTLNENGITKERLLSYDRAIHNEPSFRADQKERLLHDLGNYMRTLKAVHSGADLESAITNCLGYSAQGQGFMVGVQINPVSGLPSEVPGLLQFVMEHVEDKNVEVLIEGLLEARQELWPLLSKPNDRLKDLLFLDIALDSTVRTAIERGYEELNNAGPEKIMYFISMVLENLALSSDDNEDLMYCLKGWNHALNMLKSNTDNWALYAKSILDRTRLALANKAESYHSILQPSAEYLGSKLGVDQRALSIFTEEVIRAGSAASLSALVNRLDPVLRKTANLGSWQVISPVEVVGYVVVVDELLTVQNKVYEKPTILVARNVRGEEEIPDGTVAVLTPDMPDVLSHVSVRARNSKVCFATCFDSNILADLQACKGKLLRVKPTPADVVYSEVNESELGDASSTNSNEDIPALTLVKKQFTGRYAISSDEFTSEMVGAKSRNISYIKGKLPSWVGIPTSVALPFGVFEKVLSEDSNKAVADKLEILKKKLKEGDFGSLGEIRETVLQLTAPPPLVQELKTKMQSSGMPWPGDEGEQRWEQAWLAIKKVWASKWNERAYFSTRKVKLDHDYLCMAVLVQEIINADYAFVIHTTNPSSGDSSEIYAEVVKGLGETLVGAYPGRALSFISKKNALDSPQVLGYPSKPIGLFIRQSIIFRSDSNGEDLEGYAGAGLYDSVPMDAEEEVVLDYSSDPLVTDGNFQKTILSSIARAGSAIEELYGSAQDIEGVIRDGKLYVVQTRPQM
- the LOC112196764 gene encoding alpha-glucan water dikinase 1, chloroplastic isoform X2; this encodes MSNSVSHNFLQQNPLQSKINSSGIPANTLLQPKCIHPVPAQPRKSCSISKKFCGNSLQKPKLAMGSRRPVAFVPCAVLTTDPHSDQLAGKYNLDGNIELQVYVDASSPGSATKVEFQVSYGSDSLVLHWGGIKDRKEKWVLPSRRPDGTKEYKKRALRTPFAKSGSNSVLKIEIDDPAIQAIEFLIVDESQNRWFKNNGGNFHVKLPSKEKLISNVSVPEDLVQIQAYLRWERKGKQMYTPEQEKVEYEAARTELLEEVARGASIQELQARLTKKTDASNSQEPSHADNKEVSKAAKKHESKKVSRTERIKRKQRDLMKILNKHATKPVDEAKLAHEESRKPKALKAVELFAKAKEEQDGASVLNKKIYRLGDKDLLVLVTKVADKTRVHLATDIKEPINIHWALSVNKAGEWLEPPPNVLPQGSVSLNGAVETQFVSSSVDSTYEVQSLEIEMQEESFKGMPFVLCSSGNWIKNQGSDFYADFGVAVKKVQKDAGDGKGTAKDLLDKIAGLESEAQKSFMHRFNIAADLINQAKDAGKLGLAGILVWMRFMAMRQLIWNKNYNVKPREISKAQDRLTGLLQNIYTSHPQYRELLRLILSTVGRGGEGDVGQRIRDEILVIQRNCDCKGGMMEEWHQKLHNNTSPDDVVICQALIDYIKSDFDIGVYWKTLNENGITKERLLSYDRAIHNEPSFRADQKERLLHDLGNYMRTLKAVHSGADLESAITNCLGYSAQGQGFMVGVQINPVSGLPSEVPGLLQFVMEHVEDKNVEVLIEGLLEARQELWPLLSKPNDRLKDLLFLDIALDSTVRTAIERGYEELNNAGPEKIMYFISMVLENLALSSDDNEDLMYCLKGWNHALNMLKSNTDNWALYAKSILDRTRLALANKAESYHSILQPSAEYLGSKLGVDQRALSIFTEEVIRAGSAASLSALVNRLDPVLRKTANLGSWQVISPVEVVGYVVVVDELLTVQNKVYEKPTILVARNVRGEEEIPDGTVAVLTPDMPDVLSHVSVRARNSKVCFATCFDSNILADLQACKGKLLRVKPTPADVVYSEVNESELGDASSTNSNEDIPALTLVKKQFTGRYAISSDEFTSEMVGAKSRNISYIKGKLPSWVGIPTSVALPFGVFEKVLSEDSNKAVADKLEILKKKLKEGDFGSLGEIRETVLQLTAPPPLVQELKTKMQSSGMPWPGDEGEQRWEQAWLAIKKVWASKWNERAYFSTRKVKLDHDYLCMAVLVQEIINADYAFVIHTTNPSSGDSSEIYAEVVKGLGETLVGAYPGRALSFISKKNALDSPQVLGYPSKPIGLFIRQSIIFRSDSNGEDLEGYAGAGLYDSVPMDAEEEVVLDYSSDPLVTDGNFQKTILSSIARAGSAIEELYGSAQDIEGVIRDGKLYVVQTRPQM
- the LOC112199634 gene encoding heme-binding protein 2, which translates into the protein MGQSTNHQIMERLFMIMVICYLCGSIVELSGQAVESPQYRVVHSESDFEVRLYRESSWMSAQVRETTSFEKATKDGFHRLYQYIHGDNLNSSQITMTAPVLTSIVPSVHGPEYYVRLYLSAKYERTPPQPFTELNLQFDKLRSRCIAARKFPGFAKDDDINEEFETLVSSLNKHLNGKPGILKEKSSYTIAQYNASYHVSGRLNEVWMDLSGFTVDC